A stretch of Burkholderia sp. HI2500 DNA encodes these proteins:
- a CDS encoding NUDIX hydrolase, whose amino-acid sequence MGAAIDGPRGTFVGGLRQSGGDIASQCGASLCPQDAMKGRHPGWPFFMHDRGLRFADGDPVRSFDYPQRAGSSVQGDDMGSDGSAPGTGGDQANAGSPQTLLDAIVRGVEGHGIPAGTDWPTAKQLLADNDGQWKFSAVLVPIVARREPTILLTRRASDLSEYSSHVSFPGGRPAESDRDIGTTALREAFEEIRLAPDAVRVAGSLPIHKTRKRNHAIFPVVGIVPETAIWEAAPAEVAEIFEFPFAVLLNPDLLRQYTDGERTGAWYWAEQAQDIWGVTALILRSLAGLVRDAMR is encoded by the coding sequence GTGGGTGCGGCAATCGACGGACCGAGGGGCACGTTTGTCGGCGGCTTGCGGCAGAGCGGCGGCGACATCGCGTCGCAATGCGGTGCGTCATTGTGCCCGCAAGATGCGATGAAAGGGCGCCATCCGGGCTGGCCGTTTTTCATGCATGATCGGGGTCTCCGGTTTGCGGATGGAGATCCGGTTCGATCATTCGACTATCCGCAACGTGCAGGTTCGAGCGTGCAGGGGGACGACATGGGATCTGACGGAAGCGCCCCGGGCACCGGCGGCGACCAAGCGAATGCCGGCTCGCCGCAAACGCTCCTGGACGCGATCGTCCGTGGCGTCGAAGGCCACGGCATCCCTGCCGGCACCGATTGGCCGACCGCGAAGCAACTCCTCGCGGACAACGATGGCCAGTGGAAATTCTCGGCGGTGCTGGTCCCAATCGTCGCGCGGCGCGAGCCGACGATCCTGCTGACCCGACGCGCGTCGGACCTCAGCGAATACTCGTCGCATGTGAGTTTTCCGGGCGGACGCCCGGCCGAGTCCGACCGCGATATCGGTACGACCGCTTTGCGCGAGGCATTCGAGGAAATCCGTCTCGCGCCTGATGCGGTCCGCGTGGCCGGCAGCTTGCCGATCCACAAAACCAGAAAACGCAATCACGCGATCTTTCCCGTGGTCGGCATCGTGCCGGAAACGGCGATATGGGAGGCGGCGCCCGCGGAAGTCGCGGAGATCTTCGAGTTTCCGTTCGCCGTGCTGCTGAATCCGGATCTGCTGCGGCAATACACGGACGGCGAACGCACGGGCGCATGGTACTGGGCGGAGCAGGCGCAGGACATCTGGGGCGTGACGGCGCTCATCCTGAGATCGCTCGCCGGTCTGGTGCGCGATGCCATGCGTTGA
- a CDS encoding AraC family transcriptional regulator, producing the protein MSADPLPARSPTLPPRDRKRLVALLRTLAPDEGYNLTALPSVRILRSNRALSRTPVLYDPGIVIVCQGCKRGYFGGERYLYDEHHYLAVSVPVPFSMETDATPERPLLALYLHLDFTMAAELAAQIDREGTAEPVQAPRSMMSTPMDATMHASVLRFVEAMHRPLDAAVLGPALLRELYFRVLTGAQGSAMRSALAMRGQFGRIGRSLRVIHADYAQPLDVPQLADAAGMSVPSFHSHFKAITQVSPMQYLKSTRLHQARLLMVRDDLTAEAAGYAVGYASPSQFSREFKRLFGLTPAKETQRLRDSFAIPEAFEDAQFVSSH; encoded by the coding sequence ATGAGCGCCGATCCCCTCCCCGCCCGATCCCCGACGCTGCCGCCGCGCGACCGGAAGCGCCTGGTGGCGCTGCTGCGCACGCTGGCGCCCGACGAAGGCTACAACCTGACGGCGCTGCCGAGCGTGCGCATCCTGCGCTCGAACCGCGCGCTGTCGCGCACGCCGGTGCTGTACGACCCGGGCATCGTGATCGTGTGCCAGGGCTGCAAGCGCGGCTACTTCGGCGGCGAGCGCTATCTGTACGACGAACATCACTACCTGGCGGTGTCCGTGCCCGTGCCGTTCAGCATGGAAACCGACGCCACGCCCGAGCGCCCGCTGCTCGCGCTGTATCTGCACCTCGATTTCACGATGGCCGCCGAACTCGCGGCGCAGATCGACCGCGAAGGGACGGCGGAGCCCGTGCAGGCGCCCAGGAGCATGATGTCGACGCCGATGGATGCGACGATGCACGCGTCGGTGCTGCGTTTCGTCGAGGCGATGCACCGGCCGCTCGACGCCGCGGTGCTCGGCCCGGCACTGCTGCGCGAGCTGTATTTCCGCGTGCTCACCGGCGCGCAGGGCAGCGCGATGCGCAGCGCGCTGGCGATGCGCGGGCAGTTCGGCCGGATCGGCCGGTCACTGCGCGTGATCCATGCCGATTACGCGCAGCCGCTCGACGTGCCGCAACTGGCCGACGCAGCCGGCATGAGCGTGCCGAGCTTTCACAGCCACTTCAAGGCGATCACACAGGTGTCGCCGATGCAGTACCTGAAGTCGACACGGCTGCATCAGGCGCGCCTGCTGATGGTGCGCGACGACCTGACGGCGGAGGCGGCCGGCTACGCGGTCGGCTATGCGAGCCCGTCGCAGTTCAGCCGCGAATTCAAGCGCCTGTTCGGCCTGACGCCGGCGAAGGAAACGCAGCGCTTGCGCGACAGCTTCGCGATTCCGGAAGCCTTCGAGGATGCGCAATTCGTGTCGTCGCATTGA
- a CDS encoding oxidoreductase, whose translation MASGKLMLITGVSSGFGRALAQEALAAGYTVVGTVRSAQAAQDFDALSARAFARVLDVTDFDRIDGVVADIEANVGPVDVLVNNAGYGHEGIMEEAPLAEMRRQFDVNVFGAVAMMKAVMPYMRERRRGHILNITSMGGHITMPGIAYYCGSKFALEGITETVGKELAPFGIAVTAVAPGSFRTDWAGRSMLRTPRSIADYDALFDPIRQAREEKSGKQLGDPAKAARAMLAAIAADHPPAHLLLGSDALRLVRGKLAALDAEIRAWEAVTVSTDG comes from the coding sequence ATGGCATCCGGCAAGCTCATGCTCATTACCGGCGTCAGCAGCGGCTTTGGCCGCGCGCTCGCGCAGGAGGCCCTCGCGGCGGGTTACACGGTGGTCGGCACCGTGCGAAGCGCGCAGGCGGCGCAGGATTTCGACGCACTGTCCGCGCGGGCGTTCGCGCGGGTGCTCGACGTGACCGACTTCGACCGCATCGACGGCGTCGTGGCGGACATCGAGGCGAACGTCGGGCCCGTCGACGTCCTGGTGAACAACGCCGGCTACGGGCACGAAGGGATCATGGAAGAGGCGCCGCTCGCGGAGATGCGCCGGCAGTTCGACGTGAACGTGTTCGGCGCGGTCGCGATGATGAAGGCGGTCATGCCTTACATGCGCGAACGGCGGCGTGGCCACATCCTGAACATCACGTCGATGGGCGGCCACATCACGATGCCGGGCATCGCGTACTACTGCGGCAGCAAGTTCGCGCTGGAAGGTATTACCGAAACCGTCGGCAAGGAGCTGGCGCCGTTCGGCATCGCGGTGACGGCCGTGGCGCCGGGTTCGTTCCGCACCGACTGGGCCGGCCGCTCGATGCTGCGCACGCCGCGCTCGATCGCCGATTACGACGCGCTGTTCGATCCGATCCGCCAGGCGCGCGAAGAGAAGAGCGGCAAGCAGCTGGGCGATCCCGCGAAGGCCGCGCGGGCGATGCTCGCGGCGATCGCGGCGGACCATCCGCCCGCGCACCTGCTGCTCGGCAGCGATGCGTTGCGGCTGGTACGCGGCAAGCTGGCGGCGCTGGACGCGGAAATCCGCGCGTGGGAGGCCGTGACGGTGTCGACGGACGGTTGA
- a CDS encoding alpha/beta fold hydrolase — protein sequence MPYVTTKDHVEIFYKDWGPKDAQPIVFHHGWPLSADDWDAQMLFFVQKGYRVVAHDRRGHGRSAQVSDGHDMDHYAADAFAVVEALDLRNAVHIGHSTGGGEVARYVAKHGEPAGRVAKAVLVSAVPPLMVKTASNPEGLPIEVFDGFRKALADNRAQFFLDVPSGPFYGFNREGATVHQGVIRNWWRQGMEGSAKAHYEGIKAFSETDQTEDLKSISVPTLVLHGEDDQIVPIADAALKSIKLLKNGTLKTYPGYSHGMLTINADVLNADLLAFVQA from the coding sequence ATGCCATACGTCACAACGAAGGATCACGTCGAGATCTTTTACAAGGACTGGGGCCCGAAGGACGCGCAGCCCATCGTCTTCCATCATGGCTGGCCGTTGTCCGCGGACGACTGGGATGCGCAGATGCTCTTCTTCGTCCAGAAGGGCTATCGCGTGGTGGCGCACGACCGGCGCGGCCACGGCCGGTCGGCGCAGGTATCGGACGGCCACGACATGGATCATTACGCGGCGGACGCGTTCGCGGTCGTCGAGGCGCTCGACCTGCGCAATGCGGTGCACATCGGCCACTCGACCGGTGGCGGCGAAGTCGCGCGCTACGTCGCGAAGCACGGCGAGCCGGCCGGCCGTGTCGCGAAGGCGGTGCTGGTCAGCGCGGTGCCGCCGCTGATGGTGAAAACCGCATCGAACCCGGAAGGCTTGCCGATCGAGGTGTTCGACGGCTTCCGCAAGGCGCTCGCCGACAATCGCGCGCAGTTCTTCCTCGATGTGCCGAGCGGCCCGTTCTACGGGTTCAACCGCGAAGGTGCAACCGTGCATCAGGGCGTGATCCGCAACTGGTGGCGACAAGGGATGGAAGGCAGCGCGAAGGCGCATTACGAAGGCATCAAGGCGTTTTCGGAAACGGACCAGACCGAAGACCTGAAGTCGATCTCCGTCCCGACGCTCGTGCTGCATGGCGAAGACGACCAGATCGTGCCGATCGCGGATGCCGCGCTGAAGTCGATCAAGCTGCTGAAGAACGGCACGTTGAAGACGTACCCGGGCTACTCGCACGGGATGCTGACGATCAACGCGGACGTCCTCAACGCCGACCTGCTGGCTTTCGTGCAGGCGTAA